The following are encoded in a window of Halosolutus halophilus genomic DNA:
- a CDS encoding tyrosine-type recombinase/integrase — protein MTDDAAGPLAEVSVVPEPSAAQLNERQVIDYRTEREHCLEWLLTFGKNPKRADGYAHSTVKNRASRMDQHYRWVWEQEGRYTTDLTHEHADGYLEYLARQETSNAHKSACRKALMMLYKWRHHKRGAEQWEPQITFSRSNQTTTPRDYLTREERAKIREAALEYGSVPNVDSVSGEKRERWKTYLAQRFEKPKSELTREDWERANSWKTPTLVWTSLDAALRPIEVERARTSWVDIENGVLRIPREDASKNSENWIVGLKDQTVEMLDRWLDQRRAIEKYHGTDALWLTRESNPYQSASLRSVLHRLCEIADIDTTDRQMSWYTVRHSTGTYMVREEDLAAAQTQLRHRDPKSTMKYDQVPVEARKDALERMG, from the coding sequence ATGACCGACGACGCAGCCGGCCCGTTAGCGGAGGTCTCTGTCGTCCCCGAACCCTCGGCAGCGCAACTGAACGAGCGGCAGGTGATCGATTACCGGACCGAGCGTGAACACTGCCTCGAGTGGCTGCTGACGTTCGGCAAGAACCCCAAACGGGCCGACGGGTACGCGCACTCGACCGTGAAGAACCGAGCGAGTCGCATGGACCAGCACTACCGCTGGGTCTGGGAGCAGGAAGGCAGGTACACGACGGACCTCACGCACGAGCACGCGGACGGGTACCTCGAGTACCTCGCACGGCAGGAGACGTCGAACGCGCACAAATCGGCGTGTCGGAAAGCGCTGATGATGCTGTACAAGTGGCGCCACCACAAGCGCGGTGCCGAGCAGTGGGAGCCGCAGATCACGTTCTCCAGATCGAATCAGACGACCACGCCGCGTGACTACCTGACGCGGGAAGAACGGGCGAAGATCCGCGAGGCGGCGCTGGAGTACGGGAGCGTCCCGAACGTCGACAGCGTCTCCGGTGAGAAACGCGAGCGGTGGAAAACGTACCTCGCGCAACGCTTCGAGAAACCGAAATCGGAGCTCACGCGAGAGGACTGGGAGCGTGCGAACTCGTGGAAGACCCCGACGCTCGTGTGGACGAGTCTTGACGCCGCACTCCGCCCGATCGAGGTCGAGCGAGCGCGCACGTCGTGGGTCGACATCGAGAACGGTGTGCTCAGGATCCCACGCGAAGACGCCTCGAAGAACAGCGAGAACTGGATCGTCGGGCTCAAAGACCAGACCGTCGAGATGCTGGACCGGTGGCTCGATCAGCGGCGAGCGATCGAGAAATACCACGGGACGGACGCGCTGTGGTTAACCCGTGAGTCGAACCCGTACCAGTCCGCGTCGCTCCGGTCGGTGCTGCACCGACTCTGCGAGATCGCCGACATCGACACGACGGATCGGCAGATGAGCTGGTACACTGTCAGGCACTCGACGGGAACGTACATGGTCCGCGAAGAAGATCTCGCCGCTGCGCAGACGCAGTTACGCCACCGCGATCCGAAAAGCACGATGAAGTACGATCAGGTGCCGGTCGAAGCCCGGAAAGACGCCCTCGAGCGGATGGGATAG
- a CDS encoding tyrosine-type recombinase/integrase, translated as MQSVAGNEAAQVQAEYDDFYDWMRREGKKPREGEPLQQSTAKNYVQRLDQAHRHLIHVFNPEDKATIRPGHAEEYLKLLSDDEIKKDDGDEYGNSAKRKLEETLLKYFQWRFYEGSLEDEWEKPINFSDGKGEEAYRFTYTELGQLLEATASYGALPSYDDLSETERDEYRAIIAQRLGIPKDELTREDWLRADYTTKNRSLVFVGHDAGLTPKEVANAERSWYDPKRNVLKIPTEKACKQREKEEVALSDASAEELERWFELRQRLSVYDGTEKLWLNLNGNPYTSGSLCRLLKQLCEEAGIETEGKAIKWYSLRYTMGRNVTEEGELSEANDQLRHSTRKATKRYDKTPVEKLQKRVDMTHQKAAAAAADPDYDPFDESIDHGQTTTQHEPVDITAKVAADPVTKTSGGNIHADVVIPDTTEARAKLAQRILSEDAE; from the coding sequence ATGCAGTCGGTGGCTGGAAATGAGGCCGCCCAGGTCCAGGCAGAGTACGACGACTTCTACGACTGGATGCGTCGAGAGGGGAAGAAACCGCGTGAAGGAGAGCCGTTGCAGCAGTCCACGGCGAAGAATTACGTTCAACGGCTCGACCAGGCTCACCGGCATCTAATTCACGTGTTCAATCCCGAGGACAAAGCGACGATTCGGCCCGGGCACGCGGAGGAGTACCTTAAACTGCTCAGTGACGACGAGATCAAAAAAGACGACGGGGACGAGTACGGAAACTCGGCCAAGCGGAAACTCGAAGAGACGCTGCTAAAATACTTCCAGTGGCGGTTCTACGAAGGCTCACTGGAGGACGAGTGGGAGAAACCGATCAACTTCTCGGACGGCAAGGGAGAGGAGGCGTACCGATTCACCTACACGGAACTCGGGCAGTTACTCGAGGCGACCGCGTCCTACGGGGCGCTCCCATCGTACGATGACCTCTCGGAAACCGAACGCGACGAATACAGGGCCATCATCGCTCAGCGTCTCGGCATCCCCAAGGACGAACTGACGCGAGAAGACTGGCTGCGCGCGGATTACACTACGAAGAATCGCTCACTCGTCTTCGTCGGGCACGACGCTGGACTAACACCGAAAGAAGTCGCAAATGCGGAACGAAGCTGGTACGATCCGAAACGCAACGTCCTCAAAATCCCCACCGAGAAAGCGTGTAAACAACGCGAGAAAGAAGAAGTCGCGCTCAGCGATGCATCTGCTGAAGAACTCGAGCGGTGGTTCGAACTCCGTCAACGCCTCTCAGTGTACGACGGGACGGAGAAACTCTGGCTGAACCTGAACGGGAACCCGTACACGTCGGGGAGTCTGTGTCGCCTGCTGAAGCAGCTCTGTGAGGAAGCCGGAATCGAAACCGAGGGGAAAGCGATCAAATGGTACAGTTTACGCTACACGATGGGGAGAAACGTGACCGAAGAAGGCGAGCTGTCGGAGGCGAACGATCAACTGCGACACTCCACCAGAAAGGCGACCAAACGGTACGACAAGACACCGGTGGAAAAACTCCAGAAGCGAGTGGACATGACACACCAGAAAGCAGCCGCTGCTGCCGCTGATCCTGACTACGACCCGTTCGACGAATCGATCGATCACGGCCAAACTACGACGCAGCACGAACCCGTCGATATAACCGCGAAGGTCGCTGCCGATCCAGTCACGAAAACAAGCGGCGGGAACATCCACGCCGACGTCGTGATCCCGGACACGACCGAAGCCCGCGCGAAACTCGCTCAGCGAATCCTCTCAGAAGATGCTGAGTAG
- a CDS encoding cold shock domain-containing protein produces MGFYLEDDHLVSDTTETEYRVEGKFRRVLETLPDESVPRALILFGLLTEQLAPVESDSEKYIRIASENVDRAPAAEIPVETVKGTMWLLSEVRDSLDTERKRTIGRLLTEAQLNSPGLISTSNASSETEDSTDAAPSPETAPTASSKTPPSGTDTTAEDEITNNDEPAAESTTSNDSDDGERLDCEFCAASFRSESDLMSHSIQCDKRPSDARFQCEHCKNEYISERALSRHLEDCGEIGTTVIYDCETCGEQFESPQRLIKHKHTHSRSNSASRARTTSRTRSCSNTELIERGATGFVVYFDADGGYGFIDSSAVLKHQNTDSDASEDVFFHINEYPGSKVQENEKLRFDIKKTDRRFKAVNISFAQRERIETRDDTFASTRPRWGTDT; encoded by the coding sequence ATGGGATTTTATCTAGAAGACGACCATCTCGTTTCAGATACCACAGAAACTGAGTATCGAGTCGAGGGAAAGTTTCGACGGGTACTGGAGACTCTCCCTGACGAATCCGTTCCTCGAGCCCTGATTCTGTTTGGCCTTTTAACCGAACAACTCGCACCCGTCGAGTCGGATTCCGAGAAGTACATTCGTATCGCATCGGAGAACGTCGATCGAGCACCCGCGGCGGAAATCCCGGTGGAGACGGTCAAGGGGACCATGTGGCTCCTGAGCGAGGTGCGGGATTCACTGGATACAGAGCGTAAACGGACAATCGGTAGATTGCTTACCGAAGCACAACTCAACTCTCCCGGTTTGATCAGCACCTCGAACGCTTCGTCTGAGACCGAGGATTCTACTGACGCCGCGCCGTCACCGGAGACGGCTCCAACTGCCAGTAGCAAGACGCCGCCATCGGGAACTGACACTACAGCAGAGGACGAAATAACCAACAACGACGAACCAGCGGCGGAAAGCACAACTTCGAACGACAGCGACGACGGGGAGCGACTTGACTGTGAATTCTGTGCTGCTTCGTTCCGATCCGAGAGCGACCTAATGTCGCACTCGATCCAGTGTGACAAGCGTCCCAGCGACGCCCGATTCCAGTGTGAGCACTGCAAGAACGAGTACATTTCTGAACGCGCACTGAGCCGCCATCTCGAAGACTGTGGCGAGATCGGCACAACCGTCATCTACGATTGCGAAACCTGTGGCGAACAATTCGAGTCACCGCAACGATTGATAAAGCACAAACACACCCACTCTCGTTCGAATTCGGCGTCGCGGGCGCGAACCACGTCACGAACCCGGTCGTGTTCTAACACGGAACTGATCGAACGCGGTGCCACAGGGTTCGTAGTGTATTTCGATGCTGACGGCGGCTACGGTTTCATCGACTCTTCTGCAGTGCTCAAACATCAGAACACGGACTCGGATGCATCTGAAGACGTATTCTTCCACATAAACGAGTATCCCGGAAGCAAGGTTCAAGAGAACGAAAAATTGAGATTCGATATCAAGAAGACCGATCGCAGGTTTAAAGCTGTCAATATCTCCTTCGCTCAACGAGAGCGAATTGAAACCAGAGACGATACTTTTGCGAGCACCCGACCGCGGTGGGGAACTGATACTTGA